A part of Perognathus longimembris pacificus isolate PPM17 chromosome 16, ASM2315922v1, whole genome shotgun sequence genomic DNA contains:
- the Slc49a3 gene encoding solute carrier family 49 member A3: MEAAPPSFRAYARRWVFLLVVSLLSCSNAMLWLSFAPVADTIAQNFFLSMEQINWLSLIYLVVSIPFGMAAIWVLDHMGLRWATILGAWLNFAGSVLRALPGLAGGIPNPFAFFMSGQSLCALAQTLVIFSPAKLAALWFPEHQRATANMIGTMSNPLGILIANVLSPALVKKAEDIPVMLGVYIVPAALACLLATTCLWESVPPTPPSAGAANSTSENFIQGLKLLVQNKAYVILAVCFGGGIGVFSSFSALLEQILCANGYSNEFSGLCGALFIVFGILGALVLGLYVDRTKCFTEATKIGLCLTSMACVAFALVSRLQEQHVALAVICSLFGLFGFSVAPVAMELAVECSFPVGEGASAGLVFVLGQAEGTLIMVLLTALTVQSAKPSVSTCRQEEDPLDWTGSLLLLAGLCTLFTCVLVLFFHTPYRRLQAESEGLSPPRTNSSEPRITSPTPKSPLKAPGLASPDGVLQEIPAPVPLPPVVEI; the protein is encoded by the exons ATGGAGGCCGCCCCTCCTAGCTTCCGGGCCTACGCTCGCCGCTGGGTCTTCCTGCTGGTGGTCAGCCTGCTGAGCTGCTCCAACGCCATG TTGTGGCTCAGCTTTGCACCTGTGGCAGACACCATCGCCCAGAACTTCTTCCTGTCCATGGAGCAGATCAACTGGCTGTCACTGATCTACCTTGTGGTGTCCATCCCATTTGGCATGGCAGCCATCTGGGTCCTGGATCATATGGGGCTCCGCTGGGCT ACTATCCTGGGTGCATGGCTGAACTTTGCTGGGAGTGTACTGCGTGCTCTGCCTGGCCTAGCTGGTGGGATTCCCAACCCATTTGCCTTCTTCATGAGTGGCCAGAGCCTCTGTGCCCTGGCCCAGACTCTGGTCATCTTCTCTCCAGCCAAGCTGGCTGCCCTGTGGTTCCCAGAGCACCAGCGAGCCACAGCCAACATGATAGGCACCATGT CAAACCCCCTGGGCATCCTTATAGCCAATGTGCTGTCACCTGCCCTGGTCAAGAAGGCAGAGGACATCCCTGTGATG CTTGGTGTCTATATTGTGCCTGCTGCCCTTGCCTGCCTGCTGGCTACCACCTGCCTCTGGGAGAGtgtaccccccaccccaccctctgcTGGGGCGGCCAACTCCACCTCTGAGAATTTCATCCAAGGGCTCAAGCTG CTTGTGCAGAACAAGGCCTATGTGATCCTGGCTGTGTGCTTTGGAGGTGGCATCGGGGTCTTCTCTAGCTTCTCAGCCCTCCTGGAGCAGATCCTCTGTGCCAACGGCTACTCCAAT GAGTTTTCAGGCCTCTGTGGGGCTCTTTTCATCGTGTTCGGGATCCTGGGTGCCCTGGTTCTAGGGCTGTATGTAGATCGGACCAAGTGTTTCACTGAGGCCACCAAGATAGGGCTCTGCCTAACCTCCATGGCCTGTGTGGCCTTTGCCCTG GTGTCCAGGCTGCAGGAACAGCATGTGGCCCTGGCTGTCATCTGCTCCCTGTTTGGGCTCTTTGGGTTCTCAGTGGCACCAGTCGCCATGGAGCTGGCTGTTGAGTGCTCATTTCCTGTAGGAGAAGGAGCATCTGCAGGCCTGGTCTTTGTCCTGGG GCAGGCTGAGGGAACACTCATCATGGTGCTGCTGACAGCACTTACTGTGCAGAGTGCCAAGCCATCTGTCTCTACTTGCCGACAGGAGGAGGACCCACTGGACTGGACGG GGTCCCTGCTGCTGCTGGCTGGCCTGTGTACCCTCTTCACTTGTGTCCTGGTCCTCTTCTTCCACACTCCATACCGGCGCCTGCAGGCTGAGTCTGAAGGGCTTTCTCCACCCAGGACCAATTCTTCGGAGCCCAGGATCACAAGTCCCACTCCAAAGTCACCCCTGAAGGCTCCTGGCTTAGCATCCCCAGATGGGGTCCTACAGGAAATTCCTGCCCCTGTCCCTCTACCCCCAGTAGTGGAGATCTAG
- the Myl5 gene encoding LOW QUALITY PROTEIN: myosin light chain 5 (The sequence of the model RefSeq protein was modified relative to this genomic sequence to represent the inferred CDS: inserted 1 base in 1 codon; deleted 1 base in 1 codon) — protein sequence MDQNRDGFINKEDLKDTLASLGRQNQCQGQELEVLLKEAWRPINFTLFLNLFGDSLNGSNTEETILNTFRMLDLDGKGSVSQDSLKHLLMSQANKMTANEVDQMLEFATXDSAGNLDYKVLSYVLTHRDEKEE from the exons ATGGATCAGAACCGAGATGGCTTCATCAACAAGGAGGATCTGAAAGACACTTTGGCCTCACTAGGTAG GCAAAATCAATGTCAAGGACAAGAGCTGGAGGTCTTGCTCAAGGAGGCCTGGAGGCCCATCAACTTCACTCTGTTCCTGAACTTATTTGGAGATAGTCTGAATG GCAGCAACACAGAGGAAACCATC TTAAACACCTTCAGGATGCTTGACCTAGATGGCAAAGGCA GTGTGAGTCAAGATAG ccTCAAACACCTGCTGATGTCCCAGGCCAACAAAATGACAGCGAATGAG GTGGATCAGATGCTAGAGTTTGCCA AGGATAGTGCGGGTAACCTGGACTACAAGGTGCTGAGCTATGTGCTCACCCATAGGGATGAGAAGGAAGAGTGA
- the Atp5me gene encoding ATP synthase subunit e, mitochondrial has product MVPPVQVSPLIKLGRYSALVLGMAYGAKRHSYLKPRAEEERRVAAEEKKRQDELKRIERELAEAREDSIFK; this is encoded by the exons ATGGTGCCGCCCGTGCAAGTTTCTCCGCTCATCAAG CTCGGTCGCTACTCCGCCCTGGTCCTCGGCATGGCCTACGGAGCCAAGCGCCACA GCTACCTAAAACCTCgggcagaggaggagaggagggtagcagcggaggagaagaagaggcagGATGAGCTGAAGCGGATTGAGAGAGAGCTGGCCGAAG CCCGGGAAGACAGCATATTTAAATGA